The following are encoded in a window of Elusimicrobiota bacterium genomic DNA:
- a CDS encoding menaquinone biosynthesis protein produces MKSSPSLRIGELSFTNTVPFRLPAQWNPIPCPSPRLLAAWAEDDRIDAGVLPVVEAWRLEDRFDVLGPYGIAVKRKAGSVLLFSKRPWKDLEGATVGVTDQTSTSVKLLKVLLEAREGFSVQLREGFHPSDESRLVIGDDALAPQEDLIKTFPHVTDLAEKWSQWHGGPFVFARWMVRRNTPPYLRDELAEALETALDQFAKNNIHRSRQSAQFLKIPTAQMTNYFNGFVYRLGPQEERAESLFRDQVTGRKRMYC; encoded by the coding sequence ATGAAATCGTCCCCCTCCCTTCGAATCGGCGAATTGTCTTTTACCAACACCGTGCCTTTTCGTCTGCCCGCACAGTGGAACCCCATCCCCTGCCCGTCCCCACGACTCTTGGCCGCCTGGGCGGAGGACGACCGAATTGACGCGGGGGTTCTCCCCGTGGTGGAAGCGTGGCGCTTGGAAGACCGGTTTGACGTGTTGGGCCCCTATGGGATCGCTGTAAAACGGAAGGCCGGAAGCGTGCTCCTCTTTTCCAAAAGGCCCTGGAAAGATCTGGAAGGCGCCACCGTAGGTGTCACAGACCAAACCTCCACCTCGGTAAAATTACTTAAAGTTCTGTTGGAAGCCCGGGAAGGATTTTCCGTTCAACTGAGAGAAGGGTTCCACCCTTCAGACGAATCACGATTGGTCATTGGGGACGACGCCTTAGCCCCCCAGGAAGACCTGATAAAAACATTTCCCCACGTCACCGATCTGGCGGAAAAGTGGTCCCAATGGCACGGCGGGCCTTTTGTCTTCGCCCGCTGGATGGTCCGCCGAAACACCCCGCCCTATTTGAGGGACGAACTGGCCGAAGCCCTGGAAACCGCCTTAGACCAGTTCGCCAAAAACAATATCCATCGTTCCCGTCAATCGGCCCAGTTCCTTAAAATACCGACCGCCCAGATGACCAACTATTTCAATGGATTCGTGTATCGACTCGGCCCTCAGGAAGAGAGAGCGGAATCCTTGTTCCGCGATCAAGTGACAGGCCGCAAACGGATGTATTGCTAA